The Ictalurus punctatus breed USDA103 chromosome 9, Coco_2.0, whole genome shotgun sequence genome contains a region encoding:
- the LOC108269832 gene encoding up-regulator of cell proliferation-like encodes MASDTDDTDEMQDCGSGSAQTESSQLKDDLRSFLKTLGLEKYYPHKLTVRSFLEINSASVSDEEVHSLQAMPLAFLRKLLMANSNSRSLLSAPGENHETDDLFAEQDNDGSPNLLDLHTALFVCADSFLQQEIALKMSMCQFAVPFLLPQGVHNQCTLMLWALRGILKEWRPHSLSESKEFVEDSVVHAKIPFISFVRLSNCSLSKSHILNQVLNNSQQHHDFFSHREMIGGSAPRVIANGMVEICWNLPCGRKNIDVFPEAVAIANLRGDACTFETQFSFLTQVSTAVFVFLDSVDKNEQSLIASLQEIKSKIFLVVNSQRNMSPNVKSSIDAVVDTLQLKREQIIVKSQKVNLANFSIMISSAIKKLLGEQNHTCEINTMKAVAQELGLAIDESENRACESAEETAEKIMKSIGVRPIVEYKKTRLPLQGENWKRLAQIEKEQCRLQHAGDLSLEVYKDQLQYEKEEIHNKQSQYKMTETMDILVKALSKSDERDFFLRWLGLKLDMRSRKHLSKLRHKYTECEQKKDKDGIAQLDKELLDCSLGVEHYMREMGQIYEAASFDSTKMSEKISSLPTLAAKMLLAGFPLEFLDGDASNIPEKWVSEVLMELHRMVGQKSRLLVITVLGVQSTGKSTLLNTMFGVQFAVSSGRCTRGAFMIFLPVGNDLKEELHCDFVLVIDTEGLKSPALAQLEDSYEHDNELATFVIGLSDVTIINIAMENSTEMKDVLQIAVHAFLRMKEVGKKAVCHFVHQNVAVVSAHEKGMTDRKKLLDQLNEMTTIAAEMEKQPNVKKFTDVLDYDVEKNNWYIPGLWHGTPPMAPVNTGYSEAVLEFKKKLLEMLKARKDEQASQIPEFLQWMSSLWRAVKFENFIFSFRNVLVAHAYDNLCKEFSEWEWSFRRHIYSLLTSAEVKISNTESNCTHEVVEPLEQNLDTEIMLQTKEITEKLKDYFKKKDSNVHLVVKYKADFTNSIKSLGTEMKHEVRKKLEAAAEKRRNKEKIEEIQNKQAAMIECQVRQLLQNYKDCKDTVSDDDLKADFERMWSREVANITCPKERDVPADVLKQLRASLINRNVNEDLQSIENLTQYGLEEFQVKDKHVKLLNKIKGLFTQSNAKQALEIVTFRVITSCRRKIDQIIQCGSDYQETFTKDVLELIDAQLKKEGSKINTKFELDIKLHICGIASRKFTKMHRKYLTEQDPLNHIQKFKRQYLSDFIDLYRERDQCQSKSQDFTQLCLKPAVTEYINQSLGTDIVDAVLESKATEYSSRALFQYTILKELLEKSNFSDFVEYILHYENYVKDWIYNHIIECFSKDISLQELKLKKLDRVVKKITKAVEASKLEPNKFPLPNNAEGTTMFIQNLCKAMSDVISISMSTVERVLFQNTSCCEPFIKGLYECINHLKQQISKEISGSVDIIETLKNVSVKPQEELFKRVFGCGMECPFCKTPCEAGGVKHQLHFAAVHRPQGLATYSDLETGFLFEEICTSSVHGNGTFINYDTYFQPQPYKDYQKIYPDWHIAPDMSIEASDYWKYVLVTFNKQFAEQYDVNPAVYPGAWNKITKEKALSSLKSTLNMNMKQVC; translated from the exons ATGGCCTCTGACACAGATGACACAGACGAAA TGCAAGACTGTGGCTCAGGATCAGCACAGACCGAGTCGAGCCAGCTCAAAG ATGATCTTCGTTCATTTTTGAAAACTCTGGGACTTGAAAAGTACTACCCACACAAACTAACTGTGAGGTCTTTCCTGGAGATCAACAGTGCCAGTGTATCTGATGAAGAGGTTCACTCACTGCAAGCTATGCCATTGGCTTTCCTACGCAAGTTACTGATGGCTAATTCCAATTCAAGATCTTTACTATCTGCACCTGGTGAAAATCATGAAACAGATGACTTGTTCGCTGAGCAGGACAATGATGGTAGTCCAAATCTTCTAGATCTCCACACTGCCCTCTTTGTTTGTGCAGACAGTTTCCTTCAGCAAGAAATAGCACTTAAAATGTCAATGTGCCAGTTTGCAGTACCTTTTCTGTTACCTCAAGGAGTACATAATCAATGTACTCTTATGTTATGGGCTCTTAGAGGTATCCTGAAAGAATGGCGTCCCCATTCACTGTCAGAATCTAAAGAGTTTGTTGAAGACAGTGTTGTTCATGCAAAAATTCCCTTCATATCATTTGTGAGGCTAAGCAACTGCAGCTTGTCCAAATCCCACATTTTGAACCAAGTGCTCAACAATTCACAGCAGCACCATGATTTCTTTTCTCATCGAGAAATGATCGGAGGATCTGCACCCAGGGTAATCGCTAATGGGATGGTTGAAATATGCTGGAATCTGCCATGTGGGAGAAAGAACATTGATGTCTTTCCTGAGGCAGTGGCTATCGCTAATTTAAGAGGAGATGCTTGCACTTTTGAAACACAATTCAGTTTCCTTACTCAGGTGTCCACGGCTGTCTTTGTGTTCCTGGACAGTGTTGACAAAAATGAGCAAAGTCTGATTGCCTCTTTACAAGAAATTAAGTCCAAAATCTTTCTTGTGGTCAACTCTCAGAGAAATATGAGCCCAAATGTGAAGTCATCTATTGACGCAGTAGTTGATACTCTGCAGTTGAAAAGAGAACAAATAATTGTGAAAAGTCAAAAAGTGAATTTGGCCAATTTCTCAATTATGATCAGTTCTGCCATTAAAAAATTGCTTGGTGAGCAAAACCACACATGTGAAATCAACACTATGAAGGCAGTTGCTCAAGAATTAGGTCTTGCCATTGATGAAAGTGAAAACAGAGCCTGTGAATCAGCAGAGGAAACAGCAGAGAAAATCATGAAAAGTATTGGAGTTCGTCCTATAGTGGAATATAAAAAGACACGGCTGCCACTGCAAGGTGAAAACTGGAAAAGATTGGCTCAGATAGAAAAAGAGCAATGCCGATTACAACATGCAGGGGACTTGAGTTTGGAGGTGTATAAGGACCAACTTCaatatgaaaaagaagaaattcaTAACAAACAAAGCCAGTATAAAATGACAGAAACAATGGATATATTAGTAAAGGCATTGTCAAAGTCTGATGAGCGAGACTTCTTTCTCAGATGGCTGGGACTAAAGCTAGATATGCGATCACGCAAACACTTGTCAAAGCTTCGTCACAAATACACAGAGTGTGAACAAAAGAAGGACAAAGACGGTATTGCTCAATTAGACAAGGAGCTTCTTGATTGTTCTCTTGGCGTAGAGCACTACATGAGAGAAATGGGACAAATCTATGAGGCTGCTTCATTTGATTCAACGAAAATGTCTGAAAAAATAAGCAGTCTCCCTACTCTGGCTGCCAAAATGCTTCTAGCTGGGTTTCCTCTTGAATTCCTTGATGGAGATGCATCAAATATCCCAGAGAAATGGGTGAGTGAAGTTCTCATGGAGCTTCACCGGATGGTTGGCCAGAAGAGCCGTTTGCTGGTTATCACTGTGTTAGGGGTTCAGAGTACGGGTAAATCAACACTACTCAACACTATGTTTGGAGTTCAGTTTGCAGTGAGCAGTGGACGATGCACACGTGGAGCATTCATGATTTTCCTTCCTGTGGGTAATGACTTGAAGGAAGAGTTACATTGTGACTTTGTCCTTGTAATTGATACAGAGGGTTTGAAATCACCAGCACTGGCACAACTGGAAGACAgttatgaacatgacaatgagttggCGACATTTGTGATTGGTCTTAGTGATGTAACCATCATCAATATAGCAATGGAGAATTCCACAGAGATGAAGGACGTCTTACAGATAGCAGTTCATGCTTTTTTACGGATGAAGGAAGTTGGTAAAAAAgcagtttgtcattttgttCACCAAAATGTTGCTGTTGTATCTGCACATGAAAAAGGCATGACAGACCGAAAAAAGCTCCTGGACCAATTAAATGAGATGACAACGATTGCAGCTGAAATGGAAAAGCAGCCTAATGTGAAGAAATTCACAGATGTCTTAGATTATGATGTGGAAAAGAATAACTGGTATATTCCAGGTCTATGGCATGGCACACCACCAATGGCCCCAGTTAATACAGGCTACAGTGAGGCTGTACTTGAGTTTAAGAAAAAACTCTTGGAGATGCTTAAAGCAAGAAAAGATGAACAAGCCTCTCAGATCCCCGAGTTCCTGCAGTGGATGAGTAGCCTATGGAGAGCAGTGAAATTTGAGAACTTCATATTTAGTTTCAGAAATGTTCTTGTGGCCCATGCCTATGACAACCTTTGTAAAGAGTTTTCAGAGTGGGAGTGGTCTTTCAGAAGACATATCTACTCTTTGCTAACTAGTGCAGAAGTTAAAATTTCTAACACTGAAAGCAATTGTACTCACGAGGTTGTTGAACCACTTGAACAAAATTTAGATACAGAGATCATGCTTCAGACAAAAGAAATTACTGAAAAATTGAAAGACTACTTCAAAAAGAAAGACAGTAATGTGCATTTAGTGGTAAAGTACAAAGCTGATTTTACCAATAGTATTAAATCTCTGGGGACTGAAATGAAGCATGAAGTGAGAAAGAAATTAGAAGCTGCTGCTGAGAAGAGGAGAAACAAGGAGAAAATAGAAGAGATACAAAATAAGCAAGCTGCTATGATTGAGTGTCAAGTCCGGCAGTTACTGCAGAATTACAAAGATTGTAAAGATACGGTGTCTGATGATGACCTCAAAGCTGATTTTGAGAGAATGTGGAGTAGAGAAGTGGCAAACATCACTTGTCCAAAAGAACGGGATGTTCCTGCTGATGTTTTGAAGCAACTGAGAGCAAGTTTAATCAATCGCAATGTCAATGAGGATTTGCAGAGTATTGAGAATTTGACACAATATGGACTAGAGGAATTCCAGGTCAAAGACAAACATGTAAAACTGCTTAATAAAATTAAAGGACTTTTTACTCAAAGTAATGCAAAGCAAGCTCTAGAGATTGTTACATTTCGTGTCATTACCAGTTGTAGGAGGAAGATTGATCAGATTATACAATGTGGAAGTGATTACCAAGAGACATTTACAAAAGATGTGCTTGAGCTAATAGATGCACAACTCAAAAAAGAAGGCTCTAAAATTAATACCAAATTTGAACTTGACATCAAATTGCACATTTGTGGCATTGCCTCTCGGAAATTCACCAAGATGCACAGGAAGTATCTCACTGAGCAAGATCCATTAAATCATATACAGAAATTTAAGAGGCAGTATCTCTCTGATTTCATTGATTTGTACAGAGAGAGGGACCAGTGCCAGAGTAAATCACAAGACTTCACTCAGCTCTGTCTCAAGCCAGCAGTGACTGAGTACATCAACCAGTCCCTGGGAACTGACATTGTTGATGCAGTTTTGGAAAGTAAAGCTACTGAGTATAGTTCACGAGCACTGTTTCAGTACACCATCCTGAAGGAACTACTGGAAAAATCCAACTTCAGTGACTTTGTAGAGTATATTTTGCATTATGAGAATTATGTCAAAGACTGGATATACAATCACATCATTGAATGTTTCTCCAAAGACATATCTTTGCAAGAACTGAAACTGAAGAAGCTGGACAGAGTAGTTAAAAAGATCACTAAAGCAGTAGAAGCATCTAAGCTTGAACCCAATAAGTTTCCTTTGCCCAATAATGCAGAAGGTACCACAATGTTTATCCAGAACCTTTGCAAAGCTATGAGTGATGTCATCTCAATATCCATGAGCACAGTGGAGAGGGTCCTGTTTCAGAACACAAGCTGTTGTGAACCATTCATCAAAGGTCTCTATGAATGTATTAATCATCTAAAACAGCAAATATCAAAGGAGATCTCAGGTTCAGTGGATATCATTGAGACACTGAAAAATGTGTCAGTAAAACCCCAAGAAGAGCTTTTCAAGAGggtgtttggatgtgggatggAGTGTCCCTTTTGCAAAACACCATGTGAGGCAGGGGGAGTGAAACATCAGCTACACTTTGCAGCTGTGCATAGACCACAAGGACTTGCCACGTACTCAGATTTGGAGACTGGTTTCCTTTTTGAGGAGATTTGTACATCTAGCGTACATGGCAACGGGACATTTATAAATTATGATACATATTTCCAACCTCAACCGTACAAAGACTACCAGAAAATCTACCCAGACTGGCATATCGCACCTGACATGTCTATAGAGGCCTCAGACTACTGGAAGTATGTGCTGGTGACATTCAATAAGCAATTTGCTGAACAGTATGATGTAAATCCAGCT